A section of the Streptomyces xinghaiensis S187 genome encodes:
- a CDS encoding proline racemase family protein has product MRSTVCYHAVDSHTEGMPTRVITGGVGVIPGATMFERRQRFVAEREDLRTLLMYEPRGHASMSGAILQPPTRPDADFGVLYIEVSGCLPMCGHGTIGVATVLVETGMVEVAEPETLVRLDTPAGLVTARVRVRDGHAESVTLENVASYCHALDQVVDVEGYGPVRYDIAYGGNFYAIVRLEDLGIPFDRAEKQRLLDAGLSIMKAINTQNPVAHPENPQINVCHHVYLEAPGSTAEHSRHAMAIHPGWFDRSPCGTGTSARMAQLHARRQLLVGQEFVNESFIGSRFVGQVLGETTVGGRPGILPSVTGRAWITGTAQYMLDPSDPYPAGFTL; this is encoded by the coding sequence ATGCGCTCGACTGTCTGTTACCACGCTGTCGACTCACACACTGAGGGGATGCCGACCCGTGTGATCACGGGTGGCGTCGGCGTCATCCCCGGGGCGACCATGTTCGAGCGGCGGCAGCGGTTCGTAGCAGAACGGGAGGACCTGCGCACCCTGCTCATGTACGAACCGCGCGGGCACGCGTCGATGTCCGGGGCCATCTTGCAGCCCCCGACCCGGCCGGACGCCGACTTCGGCGTGCTCTACATCGAGGTCTCCGGATGCCTGCCCATGTGCGGGCACGGGACCATCGGCGTCGCGACGGTCCTCGTCGAGACGGGGATGGTCGAGGTCGCAGAGCCGGAGACCCTGGTCCGTCTCGACACACCGGCGGGGCTGGTCACGGCCCGGGTGCGGGTCCGTGACGGCCACGCCGAGTCGGTGACCCTGGAGAATGTCGCATCGTACTGCCACGCTCTCGACCAGGTGGTGGATGTCGAGGGGTACGGGCCGGTGCGGTACGACATCGCCTACGGCGGCAACTTCTACGCCATCGTCCGGCTGGAGGATCTCGGCATTCCCTTCGACCGGGCGGAGAAGCAGCGGCTGCTCGATGCCGGACTGTCCATCATGAAGGCGATCAACACCCAGAACCCGGTCGCCCACCCGGAGAATCCCCAGATCAACGTGTGCCACCACGTCTATCTTGAAGCCCCCGGATCGACTGCTGAGCACTCGCGGCACGCCATGGCGATTCACCCGGGTTGGTTCGACCGGTCTCCCTGTGGCACGGGTACCAGCGCCCGGATGGCGCAGCTGCACGCACGAAGGCAGTTGCTGGTCGGCCAGGAGTTCGTCAACGAGTCGTTCATCGGATCCCGGTTCGTCGGCCAGGTTCTCGGCGAGACGACGGTCGGGGGCCGGCCAGGCATCCTGCCATCCGTTACGGGACGCGCGTGGATCACCGGAACCGCGCAGTACATGCTCGACCCGTCCGACCCCTACCCGGCCGGTTTCACACTCTGA